One Tumebacillus sp. BK434 genomic window carries:
- the spoIIM gene encoding stage II sporulation protein M: MFGRMKQASLLYLRDHLSLFVFTAVLFMIGALFGAIVVGALAEDQVAALNESLKGFFNAISLDQTGTTASEITWHSAASFLKTVGLLWILGMSIIGLPVIVIYIFIKGFVVGFSVGVIVSQFKGQGLLFATAAILPQNLIYVPALILCGVAGISFSLMLVRSRFSNQQRGGTGTLLYRNFLSYTGLIGAVAVAMVLAAFVEGYLSPSLMRLIVPHV, encoded by the coding sequence ATGTTTGGCAGAATGAAACAAGCATCGTTGTTATACCTGCGGGATCACCTGAGTTTGTTTGTCTTTACAGCGGTGCTGTTTATGATCGGCGCGCTGTTTGGCGCGATCGTCGTCGGTGCTTTGGCCGAGGATCAGGTGGCCGCGCTCAATGAATCGTTAAAAGGGTTCTTCAACGCGATCTCCCTTGATCAGACCGGCACCACCGCGTCGGAGATCACGTGGCATTCGGCAGCGTCATTTCTGAAGACGGTCGGTCTGCTCTGGATCTTGGGCATGTCGATCATCGGGCTGCCGGTCATCGTCATCTATATTTTCATCAAAGGATTTGTCGTCGGCTTTTCGGTCGGCGTGATCGTGTCACAGTTCAAAGGGCAGGGCCTCTTGTTTGCGACAGCTGCGATCCTGCCACAAAATCTGATCTATGTGCCGGCGCTGATCCTCTGCGGCGTGGCCGGCATCTCGTTTTCGCTGATGCTGGTCAGAAGCCGCTTCTCCAATCAGCAGCGCGGTGGTACCGGCACGCTGCTCTATCGAAATTTCCTCTCGTACACCGGGCTGATCGGCGCGGTCGCCGTCGCAATGGTGCTCGCCGCGTTTGTGGAAGGGTATCTCTCGCCGTCCCTGATGCGCCTGATCGTGCCACACGTGTAG
- a CDS encoding endonuclease Q family protein, with amino-acid sequence MSAKLREHFLDLHIHIGRTQDNRPVKITAGKDLTFFEIIREAADRKGIAIIGIIDAVSPPVLDEIEDYVKSGVLTELPGGGYDYLGRTTLLLGAEVETSGPHGGAAHFGIWMRDIRTMREFSEWLGERVTNRVLSSQRARCTSFELQAKCAELGGMFIINHAFTPHKSVLGNCVPRVADMVELEHLTALELGLSSDSAMADLFSELGGVTFVSNSDAHSLAKIGREYNRVRVAEPTFDEVKKALQREDGRGVTANYGLDPLLGKYHRTFCLACDEVLDTAAVQSLSCPSCGGTKIVRGVFDRIRSIADRTEPVHPPHRPPYHYQVPLEFIPKVGKRTIVKLLDHFGTEMNVLHQATEEQLADVVGAKIARDIVLARAGKLAIATGGGGIYGKILS; translated from the coding sequence ATGAGCGCAAAGCTGCGCGAGCATTTTCTGGACTTACATATTCACATCGGGCGCACGCAGGACAACCGCCCGGTGAAGATCACCGCCGGCAAAGATCTGACCTTTTTTGAAATCATCCGCGAGGCGGCCGACCGCAAAGGGATCGCGATCATCGGGATCATCGACGCCGTGTCGCCGCCCGTTTTAGATGAAATCGAAGACTACGTGAAGAGCGGCGTGCTGACCGAACTGCCGGGCGGCGGCTATGACTATCTGGGCCGGACGACCTTGTTGCTCGGCGCCGAGGTGGAGACGTCGGGGCCGCACGGCGGGGCGGCGCATTTTGGCATCTGGATGCGCGACATCCGGACGATGCGCGAGTTTTCGGAATGGCTGGGGGAGCGGGTCACCAACCGGGTGCTGTCTTCGCAGCGGGCGCGCTGCACATCGTTCGAGCTGCAGGCGAAGTGCGCGGAGCTCGGCGGGATGTTTATCATCAACCACGCCTTCACCCCGCACAAAAGCGTGCTTGGCAACTGCGTGCCCCGCGTGGCAGACATGGTGGAGCTGGAACATTTGACCGCGCTGGAGCTGGGCTTGTCCTCCGATTCGGCGATGGCCGACCTGTTTTCGGAGCTCGGCGGCGTGACGTTCGTCTCCAACTCGGATGCGCATTCGCTGGCCAAGATCGGGCGGGAGTACAACCGCGTGCGGGTCGCCGAGCCGACTTTTGATGAAGTAAAAAAAGCGCTCCAGCGTGAGGACGGGCGGGGCGTGACGGCCAACTACGGGCTCGACCCGCTGCTTGGCAAGTATCACCGCACCTTTTGCCTCGCCTGCGATGAAGTGCTCGACACCGCCGCGGTCCAGAGCCTGTCCTGCCCGTCCTGCGGCGGCACGAAGATCGTGCGCGGCGTGTTCGACCGCATCCGCTCGATCGCCGACCGCACAGAGCCGGTGCATCCGCCGCACCGTCCGCCCTATCACTATCAGGTGCCTTTGGAGTTCATCCCGAAAGTCGGCAAGCGGACGATCGTCAAGCTGCTCGACCATTTCGGAACGGAGATGAACGTGCTGCACCAGGCGACGGAAGAGCAGCTCGCCGATGTGGTCGGTGCCAAGATCGCGCGGGATATCGTGCTCGCCCGGGCCGGGAAGCTGGCGATCGCCACGGGCGGCGGCGGAATCTACGGAAAGATTCTCTCCTAG